A stretch of DNA from Desulfofalx alkaliphila DSM 12257:
TTTTTGTTTGCCCCCAAGGCCATTAAACCAAAGGTGTCAAAACTAAACCCCATCGAGGGAGTAAAAAAGATATTTAGCGGCCGTACCCTCTTTGAGCTGGCAAAGTCCATATTGAAAATTACCCTGGTGGGCAGTGTGGTATTTGTGGTGGCCAAGGGCCAGTACACCCAGATGTTAAAGTTATTTTACGGCCCCCCCGGCTACCTGTTTAATAAAATGATAGAGGCCCTGCTGCTGATTTTGTTTTGGGGCGGCTTAACCTATTTGGTTATTGGCATTATTGATTTAATCTACCAGCGCTATGCCTTTCAAAAGCAAATGCGCATGACTAAGCAAGAGGTTAAGGATGAGCACAAGCAAACCGACGGCGACCCGCAAATTAAGTCCTGGATTAAGAGAAGGCAACGGGAGCTGTTGATGAATGCGGTGCAAAAGGAAGTTCCGGAGGCCACTGTGGTGGTGACAAACCCCACACATTTTGCGGTGGCTTTGAAATATCAGCCTGAGGGCGACCAAAATGCCCCGGTGGTGGTGGCCAAGGGTGCCGATGCCATGGCTAGGAAGATTAAAGAAATAGCCTTGGAGCACGATGTGCCGGTGCAGGAAAACAAAGAGGTGGCCCAATTTTTATACTACCATGTGGAGATAGGCCAGGAGGTGCCGCCGGAGCTCTACCAGGCAGTGGCAGAGATTTTAGCCACCGTTTACCGCTTGGACCGCAATAAATTCTGATTTTAATTACACAGCTTAAGGGAATGTGATCATGGGTATGTCTTTAATGGAGCAGGCCGGTGAAAACCTGCGTAAACACAATGACATTATTATAGCGGGCTTGGTTATCGGCATTATCTTGCTGATTATCATACCATTGGGTGCAAACGCCTTGGATTTTTTACTGGTAATCAGCCTTACCTTGGGCATGGTGATATTGCTGATCACCATGTTTACAACGGAGCCCCTGCAGTTTTCCATATTTCCCAGTTTGCTCTTG
This window harbors:
- the flhB gene encoding flagellar biosynthesis protein FlhB; protein product: MSRPAQEKTEKATPKKLADARRKGQVPKSADFNAAMCLLAGVLYFFLARAIIGQQAQEKLSHYFFNYISAPPNPERLIDILTGAVYGTFVLLAPLYLLLVVIATFSNVAQFGFLFAPKAIKPKVSKLNPIEGVKKIFSGRTLFELAKSILKITLVGSVVFVVAKGQYTQMLKLFYGPPGYLFNKMIEALLLILFWGGLTYLVIGIIDLIYQRYAFQKQMRMTKQEVKDEHKQTDGDPQIKSWIKRRQRELLMNAVQKEVPEATVVVTNPTHFAVALKYQPEGDQNAPVVVAKGADAMARKIKEIALEHDVPVQENKEVAQFLYYHVEIGQEVPPELYQAVAEILATVYRLDRNKF